The following proteins come from a genomic window of Polyangiaceae bacterium:
- a CDS encoding alpha/beta fold hydrolase, translated as MREHRTVSVNGIHLHAAISGTGPPVMLLHGFPETHRSWDLQVPVLVEHGYRVIVPDLRGYGASDRPETGYDLDTLARDVVALAGAVAEGPVSLVGHDWGGAITWHVASHFPNAITRAVILDCPHPVLMARALRKNPEQIRRSWYMFFFQLPRLPELWLARRGGDNLTRMFREGSPRASDAPPEIVDAERRALLSPGALTAALSYYRTAFRDNARRLVTGTDAAYPLIERPVTLLWGEADSCLGLELIDGSERYAEDLSVHRIADAGHFVHQERPEAVNPLLLSALGR; from the coding sequence ATGCGCGAGCACCGCACCGTGAGCGTGAACGGCATTCACCTACATGCGGCCATCAGCGGCACGGGGCCGCCGGTGATGCTGCTGCACGGATTCCCAGAGACGCATCGCTCCTGGGATTTGCAGGTTCCGGTGCTGGTGGAGCACGGCTACCGCGTGATTGTGCCGGACCTCAGAGGCTACGGCGCGAGCGACCGCCCGGAGACGGGGTACGACCTCGACACCCTCGCGCGAGACGTGGTGGCGCTGGCCGGCGCCGTGGCCGAAGGCCCCGTTTCGCTCGTAGGTCACGACTGGGGCGGCGCCATCACCTGGCACGTCGCGTCGCACTTTCCCAACGCCATCACGCGGGCGGTGATCCTCGACTGCCCGCACCCCGTGCTGATGGCGCGTGCCCTGCGCAAGAACCCGGAGCAGATCCGACGCAGTTGGTACATGTTCTTCTTCCAGCTGCCGCGCCTTCCGGAGCTGTGGCTGGCACGCCGCGGCGGCGACAACCTCACCCGCATGTTCCGCGAAGGCTCGCCGCGGGCGAGCGACGCCCCGCCGGAGATCGTGGATGCCGAGCGGCGCGCGCTGCTCTCTCCGGGGGCACTGACGGCGGCGCTCTCGTACTACCGCACCGCATTCCGGGACAACGCCCGACGGCTGGTCACCGGAACGGACGCTGCGTATCCGCTGATCGAAAGGCCCGTGACGCTGCTCTGGGGCGAGGCCGACAGCTGCCTGGGGCTCGAGCTGATCGATGGCAGTGAGCGCTACGCCGAGGACTTGAGCGTGCACCGCATCGCGGACGCGGGACACTTCGTTCACCAGGAGCGGCCGGAGGCCGTGAACCCGCTGCTGCTTTCCGCGCTGGGTCGCTGA
- a CDS encoding SUMF1/EgtB/PvdO family nonheme iron enzyme: MSRQRALFGSLLGSAFAAFLLASACSSNDGHPPIAPPGSGGSGNSSGTGATGGTGGTGGTEDSGADADASETGGTAGTGGAAGTGGTAGTGGSAGMDAGPDGGDAAVDAAHCSNGVKDDDETDKDCGGSTCPGCDTGENCAGNSDCASKKCNTQFLTCNAPVCTDLVQNGNETDVDCGGANCSACADGKKCDQPTDCKSGVCSGAVVKTCQVPICTDGVTNGTETDVDCGGTACPKCGLGQACKNNVDCATANCLGGQCKCPKNMVIAPAAGGGAYCIDDHEITYEEYTLFWGGNPGAQIGACSWNTTYTPPKNWPVPPGKTNQYPITNVDWCDAYAYCAWAGKRLCGKVGGGAAPYASFTDHTQDQWYNGCSAGANTYPYGSGWDETLCVNNSNATGTQLETSTCQGASPGLYDMSGNVAEWEDSCAGSGASDDCRIRGGSFTGGAAELACGADRAGARNATFDDVGFRCCYP, encoded by the coding sequence ATGTCTCGTCAGCGCGCTTTGTTTGGCTCTCTGCTTGGCTCCGCCTTCGCTGCGTTCCTGCTCGCCTCCGCGTGCAGCTCGAACGACGGGCATCCTCCCATCGCCCCGCCGGGCTCGGGCGGCAGCGGTAATAGCTCCGGCACCGGAGCCACCGGCGGCACCGGCGGCACGGGCGGAACCGAAGACTCGGGGGCGGACGCGGACGCATCGGAGACTGGAGGCACGGCCGGCACCGGCGGCGCGGCGGGGACCGGCGGTACGGCCGGCACCGGCGGCAGCGCAGGCATGGACGCGGGGCCCGATGGCGGCGACGCCGCCGTGGACGCTGCCCACTGCAGCAACGGCGTGAAGGACGACGACGAGACCGACAAGGACTGCGGCGGCAGCACGTGCCCCGGCTGCGACACCGGAGAGAACTGCGCCGGCAACTCGGACTGCGCCAGCAAGAAGTGCAACACGCAGTTTCTCACCTGCAACGCGCCCGTGTGCACGGATCTGGTCCAGAACGGAAACGAGACCGACGTGGACTGTGGCGGCGCGAACTGCAGCGCGTGCGCCGACGGCAAGAAGTGCGACCAACCGACGGACTGCAAGAGCGGCGTGTGCTCGGGGGCCGTGGTCAAGACGTGCCAGGTGCCGATCTGCACGGACGGCGTGACCAACGGCACCGAGACGGACGTGGACTGCGGCGGAACCGCTTGCCCGAAGTGCGGGCTCGGACAGGCGTGCAAGAACAACGTCGACTGCGCCACTGCCAACTGCCTGGGCGGGCAGTGCAAGTGTCCCAAGAACATGGTGATCGCGCCGGCGGCCGGCGGCGGCGCCTACTGCATCGACGACCACGAGATCACCTACGAGGAATACACCTTGTTCTGGGGCGGCAATCCCGGTGCGCAGATCGGCGCCTGCAGCTGGAACACCACCTACACGCCGCCCAAGAACTGGCCGGTGCCGCCGGGGAAGACCAACCAGTATCCGATCACGAACGTGGATTGGTGCGACGCCTATGCCTACTGCGCGTGGGCCGGCAAGCGACTGTGCGGCAAGGTCGGCGGTGGCGCTGCGCCCTACGCCAGCTTCACGGATCACACCCAAGACCAGTGGTACAACGGCTGCTCCGCCGGGGCGAACACCTACCCCTACGGTTCTGGCTGGGACGAGACCTTGTGCGTCAACAACAGCAACGCAACGGGCACCCAGCTCGAGACGAGCACCTGCCAAGGAGCGTCCCCGGGGCTCTATGACATGAGCGGCAACGTGGCGGAGTGGGAAGACTCCTGCGCCGGCAGCGGCGCTTCGGACGACTGCCGCATTCGTGGCGGGTCGTTCACCGGCGGTGCCGCGGAGCTCGCCTGCGGTGCGGATCGCGCCGGCGCGCGCAACGCGACGTTCGACGACGTCGGCTTCCGCTGCTGCTATCCGTAG
- a CDS encoding VCBS repeat-containing protein produces MRRNRLGSILVLASLLALSTTLFAACGSNDGGVAGGGFGGSGAVGGSGPDASGDGAGATGGGISTEGGPGCPGGCDGGTCINGACCPTDLACGSSCCSAGDVCSFQKCETPGAVCVDATDCQKDEYCEYSLGDPAGDAGTPDGGSCQGGAALATGRCLPKPPECPTGQEPGDPLTCLPACEYKPPTAAFNPTLKAHWQGGDIMMAPVVIQLDDDNCDGVVDERDIPEIVFSTFASGDYNHNGTLWAISLVDGKVVEKWSAHPTTDAVHPGRSLAAGNIDGVPGNEIVSCTDNGKARAFKADGSPLWTSPAGGCAMPSIGDLDQDGKPEVVVEGRVLDGATGAVKASLNPPSSSNFVLSDMDGDGFLDIVTPTALYKADGTLIADTGLAGTYVAIGDFDKDGVPEAASINKPAHTLSVWHYDAAEPGKFKVLRTGIDINGTFPNTCPPNSSGATTGGGPPTVADFNGDTTPDVAVAGGIGYAVIDGSKILDLNVAPNQTNLWLKQTTDCSSAATGSSVFDFEGDGQAEVVYSDEQYFRVYKGSDGTVLFSTCNTTGTLFEYPLVADVDNDGGADIIVVSNSYSGINCGGTKQHGLRVFGDPDGNWVRTRRVWNQHPYHVTNVEEDGTIPVSETPNWTQPRLNNFRQNVQPLGEFSAPDLIVSIFPQCQGTDYALVARVRNIGTASVPPGVVVGFYENDPASGGTLLGQGTTSKALYPAEAEDVKLPLASPPSGVQSGASPIYAVADDGSPAHAWHECRTDNNTSAAGNGQCQGGPR; encoded by the coding sequence ATGCGGCGTAATCGGCTCGGCTCCATCCTCGTCCTGGCTTCCCTCCTGGCGCTGTCGACGACCTTGTTCGCCGCCTGCGGCTCGAACGACGGCGGCGTCGCGGGGGGCGGCTTCGGTGGCAGCGGCGCTGTCGGCGGCAGCGGCCCGGACGCCTCGGGCGACGGCGCGGGAGCCACCGGGGGCGGCATCAGCACCGAGGGCGGCCCAGGCTGTCCCGGCGGCTGCGACGGCGGCACGTGCATCAACGGCGCGTGCTGTCCGACGGACCTCGCCTGCGGCTCCTCTTGCTGCAGCGCCGGGGACGTGTGCTCGTTCCAGAAGTGCGAGACCCCCGGCGCCGTGTGCGTGGACGCGACGGACTGCCAAAAGGACGAGTACTGCGAATACTCCCTCGGCGATCCCGCGGGGGACGCCGGAACACCGGACGGCGGCAGCTGCCAGGGCGGCGCCGCGCTGGCCACCGGTCGCTGCTTGCCCAAGCCGCCGGAGTGCCCCACCGGGCAGGAGCCGGGAGATCCCCTCACCTGCCTGCCGGCCTGCGAGTACAAGCCGCCCACCGCGGCCTTCAACCCCACGCTGAAGGCGCACTGGCAAGGGGGCGACATCATGATGGCGCCCGTCGTGATCCAGCTCGACGACGACAACTGCGACGGCGTGGTGGACGAGCGCGACATCCCGGAGATCGTTTTTTCGACCTTTGCCAGTGGTGACTACAACCACAACGGCACGCTGTGGGCGATCTCCCTGGTCGACGGCAAGGTCGTCGAGAAATGGAGCGCGCACCCCACCACGGACGCGGTGCACCCGGGCCGCTCCCTGGCGGCGGGCAACATCGACGGAGTGCCCGGAAATGAAATCGTGAGCTGTACGGACAACGGCAAGGCGCGCGCCTTCAAGGCGGACGGCTCACCGCTGTGGACCAGCCCCGCGGGCGGCTGCGCCATGCCCAGCATCGGGGATCTGGACCAGGACGGAAAACCCGAGGTGGTGGTGGAAGGTCGCGTGCTCGATGGCGCGACGGGAGCCGTGAAGGCCTCGTTGAACCCGCCGTCTTCATCGAACTTCGTGCTCTCCGACATGGACGGCGACGGCTTCTTGGACATCGTGACGCCCACGGCCCTGTACAAGGCCGACGGCACGCTGATCGCGGATACCGGCCTCGCCGGCACCTACGTGGCCATCGGCGACTTCGACAAAGACGGCGTGCCCGAGGCCGCCAGCATCAACAAGCCGGCTCACACCTTGAGCGTGTGGCACTACGACGCCGCCGAGCCCGGCAAGTTCAAGGTGCTGCGCACCGGCATCGACATCAACGGCACCTTCCCCAACACCTGTCCCCCGAACTCGAGCGGCGCTACCACCGGCGGTGGCCCGCCCACCGTCGCGGACTTCAATGGCGACACCACGCCGGACGTGGCCGTGGCCGGCGGCATCGGTTACGCAGTGATCGACGGCAGCAAGATCCTCGATCTCAACGTGGCGCCGAACCAGACCAACCTGTGGCTGAAGCAGACCACGGACTGCTCGAGCGCCGCCACCGGCTCGAGCGTGTTCGACTTCGAGGGCGATGGCCAGGCGGAGGTCGTGTACTCCGACGAGCAGTACTTCCGGGTGTACAAGGGCAGCGACGGCACGGTGCTGTTTTCCACCTGCAACACGACCGGAACGCTGTTCGAGTACCCGCTGGTGGCCGACGTGGACAATGACGGCGGCGCCGACATCATCGTGGTGAGCAACAGCTACTCCGGCATCAACTGCGGAGGCACGAAGCAGCACGGTCTCCGCGTGTTCGGCGATCCGGACGGCAACTGGGTTCGCACCCGGCGGGTGTGGAACCAGCATCCGTACCACGTGACCAACGTGGAAGAAGACGGCACCATCCCCGTGAGCGAAACGCCCAACTGGACCCAGCCCCGGCTCAACAACTTCCGTCAGAACGTGCAGCCCCTGGGGGAGTTCTCGGCGCCGGATCTGATCGTGAGCATCTTCCCCCAGTGCCAGGGCACGGACTACGCGCTGGTGGCACGCGTGCGCAACATCGGCACCGCCAGCGTGCCTCCCGGCGTGGTGGTCGGCTTCTACGAGAACGACCCGGCCAGCGGCGGCACGCTCCTGGGTCAGGGCACCACCAGCAAGGCCTTGTATCCGGCGGAAGCCGAAGACGTGAAGCTGCCTCTGGCATCACCCCCGAGCGGCGTGCAAAGCGGCGCGAGCCCCATCTACGCCGTGGCGGACGACGGCAGCCCGGCCCACGCCTGGCACGAGTGCCGCACGGACAACAACACGAGCGCCGCCGGCAACGGTCAATGCCAAGGCGGCCCGCGCTGA
- a CDS encoding HD family hydrolase, which translates to MTTPEDRIIDTVLALDPLADLPRTGWLLRGVRPCESIADHSYGVALVALLLTDALRAEGHEVDGERVLRMALVHDAPEARTGDIPMPSKTREAARAIDELEARLAKDLLPEALYGDWRQAELSESLEAKIVRSADKIQMMIKVLSYERQHRGRLDEFWENPKNFRDMGLPLAKRVFARIVERAGRTA; encoded by the coding sequence TTGACGACCCCCGAAGATCGCATCATCGACACCGTGCTCGCCCTCGATCCCCTGGCGGACCTTCCGCGCACGGGGTGGCTCTTGCGTGGGGTGCGTCCGTGCGAATCGATCGCCGATCACAGCTACGGCGTGGCGCTCGTAGCGCTGCTGCTCACCGACGCCCTGCGCGCCGAGGGCCACGAGGTCGACGGCGAGCGCGTGCTCAGGATGGCGCTGGTGCACGACGCACCGGAAGCGCGCACGGGGGACATCCCGATGCCGTCGAAGACCCGCGAAGCGGCCCGGGCCATCGATGAGCTCGAAGCACGGCTGGCCAAGGACCTGCTGCCGGAAGCGCTGTACGGCGACTGGCGCCAGGCGGAGCTCAGCGAATCCCTGGAGGCCAAGATCGTGCGCTCTGCCGACAAGATCCAGATGATGATCAAGGTGCTTTCGTACGAACGCCAGCACCGCGGCCGGCTGGACGAGTTCTGGGAGAACCCGAAGAACTTCCGCGACATGGGTCTGCCGCTGGCCAAGCGCGTGTTCGCGCGCATCGTGGAGCGGGCGGGGAGGACGGCGTGA
- a CDS encoding endonuclease/exonuclease/phosphatase family protein, which yields MTSPDTLRIATLNVWNKSGPWAERLRLIRTQLRELSPDVIGLQEVLRLVVDGTPNQAPEHDQATEIAQGFRYHIAYAAAADYGGGLMFGNALLSKHPIVEQRVLPLPGAETGESRSMLYALVETPAGLLPVFVTHLNWKLHHGSVRVQQVRAIVEKVFELAPVDETRLPPVLMGDFNAEPHSDEIRHLTGHATLEGESVYFADAWVYAGDGGPGYTFDRENRFAALAHEPPRRIDYIFVRGPDRKFRGEPLSTRLAFATSEPSAHGLLWPSDHFGLVTNIAVSARER from the coding sequence GTGACGAGCCCCGACACCCTGCGCATCGCCACGTTGAACGTGTGGAACAAGTCTGGACCCTGGGCAGAGCGTCTACGGCTCATCCGAACCCAGCTCAGGGAGCTGTCGCCGGACGTGATCGGGCTGCAAGAAGTGCTGCGCCTCGTCGTCGACGGCACGCCGAACCAAGCACCGGAGCACGATCAAGCCACGGAGATCGCCCAGGGGTTTCGCTATCACATCGCTTACGCTGCGGCGGCGGACTACGGCGGCGGCTTGATGTTCGGCAACGCGCTCCTCTCGAAGCATCCCATCGTCGAACAGCGCGTGCTGCCGCTTCCCGGGGCGGAGACCGGCGAGAGCCGCAGCATGCTGTACGCACTGGTGGAAACCCCGGCGGGCCTCTTGCCCGTGTTCGTGACGCACCTGAACTGGAAGCTCCATCACGGCAGCGTGCGCGTCCAACAGGTGCGCGCCATCGTGGAGAAGGTGTTCGAGCTCGCACCGGTGGACGAGACGCGGTTGCCTCCGGTGCTGATGGGGGACTTCAACGCCGAGCCGCATTCCGACGAGATCCGGCACCTCACGGGGCACGCCACGCTGGAGGGCGAGAGCGTGTACTTTGCGGACGCCTGGGTCTACGCCGGGGACGGCGGGCCGGGCTACACCTTCGACCGCGAAAACCGCTTCGCCGCCCTCGCTCACGAGCCGCCGCGGCGCATCGATTACATCTTCGTGCGTGGACCGGACCGCAAGTTTCGAGGCGAGCCCCTGAGCACGCGCCTCGCCTTCGCGACCTCGGAGCCGAGCGCTCACGGTCTGCTGTGGCCGTCGGATCACTTCGGCTTGGTCACGAACATCGCGGTGAGCGCCCGGGAGCGGTAG
- a CDS encoding acyl-CoA dehydrogenase family protein — protein sequence MERLLSALLAAPDPIARACFEDFWSLLQERLAGSTEPADRAVLGGFFADRLGFGFAAGYQAALSRLLPEVEPGRCLSLAATEVGGAHPRAIETRLTEGGQLFGDKRFATLAVHAEQLVVLASSGGEPDARQLVAVLVDRAAPNVTLEGLPPTPFAPEIPHARVRFDGTPILRRVDGDGWQDVVKPFRTVEDLHVQLSLLGYLLSVARRGGATESTIERLMALCVSGHQLARLPVASAAVHLALAGLVAETAELTELAVSESTSLPQAERARFQRDQPLLSVAKAAREARRKRAWELALQGAPR from the coding sequence ATGGAGCGATTGCTCAGTGCGCTCCTCGCTGCTCCGGACCCGATCGCCCGGGCGTGCTTCGAGGACTTCTGGTCCCTGCTCCAGGAGCGCCTGGCGGGCAGCACCGAGCCGGCGGATCGCGCCGTGCTCGGGGGCTTCTTCGCCGATCGGCTCGGGTTCGGCTTCGCCGCGGGCTACCAGGCGGCCCTCTCGCGGCTGCTACCGGAGGTGGAGCCGGGCCGTTGCCTGTCACTGGCCGCCACGGAAGTGGGCGGCGCCCATCCGCGAGCCATCGAGACCCGGCTGACGGAAGGCGGGCAGCTGTTCGGGGACAAGCGCTTCGCCACCCTGGCAGTGCACGCGGAGCAGCTCGTGGTGCTGGCCAGCTCGGGAGGGGAGCCGGACGCCCGTCAGTTGGTGGCGGTGCTGGTGGACCGCGCCGCGCCGAACGTCACTCTGGAAGGCTTGCCGCCCACGCCCTTCGCTCCGGAGATCCCTCACGCACGCGTGCGCTTCGACGGCACGCCCATCCTGCGGCGCGTCGACGGCGACGGCTGGCAGGACGTCGTCAAGCCGTTCCGCACCGTCGAAGATCTTCACGTGCAACTTTCGCTGCTCGGCTATCTGCTCTCCGTCGCTCGCCGCGGTGGAGCGACGGAGAGCACCATCGAGCGCCTGATGGCACTGTGCGTGAGCGGACACCAGCTGGCTCGCCTACCTGTGGCGTCCGCTGCGGTACACCTCGCGCTTGCGGGATTGGTGGCGGAAACCGCAGAGCTTACGGAGCTCGCAGTGAGCGAAAGCACGAGCCTGCCACAGGCGGAACGAGCGCGATTTCAGCGTGACCAGCCGCTGCTCTCGGTCGCCAAAGCCGCCCGCGAAGCGCGCCGGAAGCGGGCCTGGGAGCTAGCGCTTCAGGGTGCGCCGCGCTAG
- a CDS encoding polyhydroxyalkanoic acid system family protein, whose translation MKHVVPHGLGKDKATEVAKAAFNSYRERFANYEPTANWVRDDKAEISFSVKGISLNGSMQVNDKDIEMDLDVPFVLRPFKGKAMGVIEEEIKKWIAKAKAGEL comes from the coding sequence ATGAAGCATGTCGTTCCCCATGGCCTCGGCAAAGACAAGGCAACAGAGGTGGCGAAGGCCGCGTTCAACTCCTACCGCGAGCGTTTCGCGAACTACGAGCCGACCGCCAATTGGGTGCGTGACGACAAGGCGGAGATTTCCTTTTCCGTGAAGGGCATATCGCTGAACGGCAGCATGCAGGTGAACGACAAGGACATCGAGATGGACCTCGACGTTCCGTTCGTGCTGCGGCCGTTCAAGGGCAAGGCCATGGGCGTGATCGAGGAAGAGATCAAGAAGTGGATCGCCAAGGCCAAGGCCGGCGAGCTCTGA
- a CDS encoding amidase — MLELPRGRISGAALSALVAAVRRTPAKHAVAHVLRAELGIAGLGDASVPRRPVPQSNAPLAARTNHERESQSLPLPAAGDWPRSSAALLAAYRAGSASPPAVVEAALAGARFLAAQVPSRGPLLDFDDARALAAARESAERIASGTARPLEGIPVAIKEEVQVEGLPARVGTSWMPRRPSAADCVAVARLRAQGAVVLGTTPMTEYGMSPLGGNVHRVMPRNAHDPDRLPGGSSSGSGVAVATGIVPMALGVDGGGSIRIPACLNGVFGLKPSFGRIPATGHGLDGGSTVGHLGPIAATSHDLALFLQAAAGADAGDPASHWQTPLPDVIHALGRGVRGLRIGIVESEWKHAPRDVAAPAEQALALLECEGAILVPVALPNAHHAAPVGYLTIGLETYAGVADARRDHMDELGLDMQMLIANLSTFGPDDYLDAQRVRSAIREQTAKVLADVDVLALPTTASAAPPVSDSDEKRGFVDPPALDAMCRFAFLANLTGLPAGTAPIGTDGDGLPVGLQILGDAWDEAAVLQVLAHLERTGAAVSRRPRSYVDVLLP; from the coding sequence ATGCTCGAGCTCCCTCGTGGTCGCATCTCCGGTGCCGCCCTTTCCGCCCTCGTCGCCGCCGTCCGCAGGACCCCGGCGAAGCATGCCGTCGCTCACGTCCTGCGTGCCGAGCTCGGCATCGCGGGCCTCGGCGACGCGAGCGTCCCCCGGCGGCCCGTGCCCCAGTCCAACGCACCCCTCGCGGCGCGCACGAACCACGAACGGGAGAGCCAGAGCTTGCCGCTGCCCGCCGCCGGTGACTGGCCCCGGAGCAGCGCGGCCCTGCTGGCTGCGTATCGCGCCGGCTCGGCCTCGCCTCCCGCGGTCGTGGAAGCGGCCCTGGCCGGAGCGCGCTTTCTGGCAGCTCAGGTCCCCAGTCGCGGACCGCTCCTCGACTTCGACGACGCCCGGGCGCTGGCGGCGGCGCGCGAGAGCGCCGAGCGCATCGCGTCCGGCACTGCGCGGCCCCTCGAGGGCATCCCCGTGGCCATCAAGGAAGAAGTCCAGGTCGAGGGTCTGCCCGCCCGCGTGGGCACCAGCTGGATGCCGAGGCGACCCTCCGCCGCAGACTGCGTGGCCGTGGCGCGCCTCCGCGCCCAAGGCGCGGTGGTGCTGGGCACCACGCCCATGACCGAGTACGGCATGAGCCCCCTCGGCGGAAACGTGCATCGCGTGATGCCACGCAACGCGCACGATCCAGATCGCCTCCCTGGGGGCTCCTCCAGCGGTTCCGGAGTCGCCGTGGCCACGGGCATCGTGCCCATGGCGCTGGGCGTGGACGGCGGCGGCTCCATCCGCATCCCCGCGTGCCTCAACGGCGTGTTCGGTTTGAAGCCCAGCTTCGGCCGCATCCCGGCGACGGGACATGGCCTCGACGGCGGCAGCACCGTGGGACACCTGGGACCCATCGCGGCCACCAGCCACGATCTGGCGCTGTTCCTTCAGGCAGCCGCCGGCGCCGACGCGGGGGATCCCGCCAGTCACTGGCAAACGCCGCTGCCCGACGTGATTCATGCCCTCGGTCGCGGTGTGCGGGGCCTTCGGATCGGCATCGTGGAGAGCGAGTGGAAGCACGCGCCGCGCGACGTGGCCGCCCCGGCGGAGCAAGCGTTGGCGTTGCTCGAATGCGAAGGCGCAATCCTGGTACCGGTCGCGCTCCCGAACGCGCATCACGCGGCGCCCGTCGGCTACCTCACCATCGGCCTCGAGACCTACGCAGGCGTGGCGGATGCCCGACGCGATCACATGGACGAGCTCGGGCTCGACATGCAGATGCTGATCGCGAACCTCTCCACCTTCGGGCCGGACGACTACCTCGACGCCCAGCGCGTCCGCAGCGCCATTCGTGAGCAGACGGCCAAGGTCCTCGCAGACGTGGACGTGCTGGCGCTCCCCACCACCGCTTCCGCCGCGCCACCCGTCAGCGACAGCGACGAAAAGCGCGGCTTCGTCGATCCCCCGGCCCTCGACGCCATGTGTCGCTTCGCCTTCCTGGCGAACCTCACCGGGCTACCGGCCGGCACCGCACCGATCGGGACCGACGGCGACGGGCTCCCGGTGGGGCTGCAGATCCTGGGCGACGCCTGGGACGAAGCCGCGGTGCTGCAGGTCCTCGCCCACCTCGAGCGCACCGGCGCCGCGGTCAGCCGCCGCCCCCGGAGCTACGTGGACGTGCTCCTCCCTTGA
- a CDS encoding serine/threonine protein kinase produces the protein MANDVFRIVGTTQAGAYQVEDVVGEGGFAVVYRAHHSGFRAKVALKCLKVPHGLGAEDQQRFLERFREEGELLFRLSAGVPSVVRPLHVGTLDTPTGMFVPFIALEWLDGEGFDQVLAKRRQGGLSPLPLKRVLRMLAPVAKALERAHRFPSPQGEMCILHRDLKPENIFVAKVHGQETCKILDFGIGKVKSVATQIVGQQSRHDSGIAAFTPSYGAPEQWLPKRFGQTGPWTDVWGFALTLVEAISGHCPLEGDQAAIFGGAIDPARRPTPRNEGADVSDAVEAIFARALAVDPRERYRDIGEFWKDLCTAAGLSEDLATIPPPGHDPRMEGNVKPATEWFGTAPAPPLPHASTEPAPPGSAPGFAAPELDLAPLEARRDPRPRPAAPRTPHITVGTGIDDFVHEPSASIGLSELDGVGLSPRPPPPRMRPVRAVEPLTSERSGSELRARLRGPVIWVLLGVAVMAFDFGYSSLNGELFAVGGVRPLWVAGPIVLLGIAAAFYRLLFE, from the coding sequence ATGGCCAACGACGTCTTTCGCATCGTAGGCACCACGCAAGCCGGCGCCTACCAGGTGGAGGACGTGGTGGGGGAGGGCGGTTTCGCCGTGGTGTACCGTGCGCACCACAGCGGTTTTCGGGCCAAGGTCGCCCTCAAATGTCTGAAGGTGCCCCACGGCCTCGGCGCCGAGGACCAGCAGCGCTTCCTGGAGCGGTTTCGCGAGGAGGGCGAGCTTCTGTTCCGGCTCTCCGCGGGCGTGCCCTCCGTGGTGCGTCCGCTGCATGTCGGAACACTGGACACGCCGACGGGAATGTTCGTGCCCTTCATCGCGCTGGAGTGGCTGGACGGCGAGGGCTTCGACCAAGTGCTCGCCAAACGGCGCCAGGGTGGCCTTTCGCCGCTCCCGCTCAAGCGTGTGCTGCGCATGCTCGCGCCCGTCGCCAAGGCTCTGGAGCGAGCGCACCGTTTTCCCTCGCCGCAAGGCGAGATGTGCATCCTGCATCGTGACCTGAAGCCGGAGAACATCTTCGTGGCCAAGGTGCACGGCCAGGAGACCTGCAAGATCCTCGACTTCGGCATCGGCAAGGTGAAGAGCGTGGCGACGCAGATCGTCGGGCAGCAGTCGCGACACGACAGCGGTATCGCGGCCTTCACGCCCTCCTATGGCGCGCCGGAACAGTGGCTGCCCAAGCGCTTCGGCCAGACGGGGCCTTGGACCGACGTGTGGGGCTTCGCCCTCACGCTGGTCGAGGCGATCTCCGGACACTGTCCGCTGGAAGGCGATCAAGCGGCGATTTTCGGCGGCGCCATCGATCCCGCGCGGCGCCCCACGCCGCGGAACGAGGGGGCCGACGTCTCCGACGCCGTGGAAGCGATCTTCGCCCGGGCCTTGGCCGTAGATCCGCGGGAGCGCTATCGCGACATTGGGGAGTTCTGGAAGGACCTGTGCACGGCCGCGGGCCTGTCGGAGGACTTGGCGACGATCCCGCCCCCGGGCCACGACCCGCGGATGGAGGGCAACGTGAAGCCGGCGACGGAATGGTTCGGGACCGCTCCGGCGCCGCCGCTGCCCCACGCGAGCACCGAGCCCGCGCCGCCGGGCTCTGCACCCGGGTTCGCCGCGCCGGAGCTGGATCTCGCGCCGCTCGAGGCACGGCGAGACCCTCGCCCGCGACCCGCCGCGCCGCGCACTCCGCACATCACCGTTGGTACCGGTATCGACGACTTCGTCCACGAGCCCTCCGCGTCCATCGGGCTCTCGGAGCTCGACGGCGTTGGTCTCAGCCCGCGGCCGCCCCCGCCGCGCATGCGTCCGGTGCGAGCCGTGGAACCGCTCACCAGCGAGCGGAGCGGTTCCGAGCTCCGCGCGCGCCTGCGGGGTCCGGTGATCTGGGTGCTGCTCGGTGTCGCGGTGATGGCCTTCGACTTCGGCTACTCGAGTCTCAACGGCGAGCTCTTCGCCGTCGGCGGCGTGCGCCCGCTGTGGGTGGCGGGCCCCATCGTGCTGCTCGGTATCGCCGCGGCGTTCTACCGACTGCTGTTCGAGTGA